One Sphingomicrobium marinum genomic window carries:
- a CDS encoding succinate dehydrogenase assembly factor 2 → MEETPMDELRRALKYRAWHRGTREADMMIGGFFDRYNETWGEHELALFAALLTETDVDIMAWAIGTQEVPERYQGPMMEAMQQLDFIEIRR, encoded by the coding sequence ATGGAAGAGACCCCGATGGACGAATTGCGCCGCGCCCTGAAATATCGTGCCTGGCATCGCGGCACACGCGAAGCCGACATGATGATCGGCGGCTTCTTCGATCGTTATAACGAGACGTGGGGTGAGCATGAGTTGGCGCTGTTCGCGGCGCTGCTGACCGAAACCGACGTCGACATCATGGCCTGGGCAATCGGCACGCAGGAAGTGCCCGAGCGCTACCAAGGGCCGATGATGGAAGCGATGCAACAGCTCGACTTTATCGAGATCCGCCGATGA
- the recG gene encoding ATP-dependent DNA helicase RecG, with protein sequence MRPELLQPLFAETEALKGVGPRIAKALERLKLTRALDLAFHLPTGRIERIRTDAVSHAMVGQIVIVEVEPFELREGRGRAPTRIFARDADDNTITLTFFNNPGWAKKQLPLGDKRVIVGKLDAYGQELQIVHPEVLEAGVEPPLREPVYPLTEGITNKRMRELVAAALERAPELPEWIEPSLLKRNGWREWRASLAKAHSDEGADNARNRLAYDEIFANQLALLLIRQANRRRKTVPLAGDGRLVDKLSLPFTLTAAQQRVIGEITGDMAQDRPMLRLLQGDVGSGKTLVALIAMLHAVEAGAQAAMLAPTEILARQHLDSLKRQCEAIGVTVAILTGREKGKTRESILMGLADGSIDILVGTHAIFQQKVAYKNLGLVVVDEQHRFGVSQRLLLTEKGRTPPHLLAMTATPIPRTLTLTRFGEMEVSQIDELPPGRQPIDTLVVSDEKTADVIDGLGRHIATGGQAYWVCPLVEESDGIDAAAAEDRAQILKTRFGSDRVGLVHGRMKGEEKDDVMASFANGDLSVLVATTVIEVGVDVPNATLMIIEGAERFGLAQLHQLRGRVGRGEGKSRCLLLRGQTLSETARARLALMRETNDGFRIAEEDLRLRGPGEILGTRQSGEQAFRLASSEQVRDLAPAAQSDAQLLLDRDGGLEGERGQAARTALYLFERDAAVGLLKGG encoded by the coding sequence ATGCGGCCTGAATTGCTCCAGCCACTATTCGCCGAAACTGAGGCGCTCAAGGGCGTGGGTCCGCGCATTGCCAAGGCGTTGGAGCGCCTCAAACTCACGCGCGCGCTCGATCTCGCCTTCCACCTACCCACCGGTCGTATCGAGCGCATCAGGACAGATGCGGTGTCGCACGCCATGGTCGGACAGATCGTGATCGTCGAGGTCGAGCCATTCGAGCTTCGCGAGGGCAGGGGCCGAGCCCCGACCCGCATTTTCGCGCGCGATGCCGACGACAACACGATCACACTGACCTTCTTCAACAATCCGGGCTGGGCGAAGAAGCAGCTACCGCTTGGCGACAAGCGCGTAATCGTAGGCAAGCTGGATGCCTACGGGCAGGAACTGCAGATCGTGCACCCCGAGGTGCTTGAGGCGGGCGTGGAGCCGCCGCTGCGCGAGCCTGTCTACCCACTCACCGAGGGCATCACCAACAAACGCATGCGCGAACTGGTCGCCGCGGCATTAGAGCGCGCGCCCGAACTGCCCGAATGGATCGAACCTTCGCTTCTCAAGCGCAACGGGTGGCGAGAATGGCGCGCTTCTCTTGCTAAGGCCCATTCAGACGAAGGCGCAGATAATGCGCGTAACCGCTTGGCCTACGATGAGATTTTCGCCAACCAGCTGGCACTCTTACTGATACGTCAGGCCAATCGCCGTCGAAAGACGGTTCCGCTTGCAGGCGATGGCCGCCTGGTCGACAAGCTCTCGCTTCCATTCACGCTAACCGCGGCGCAGCAGCGCGTCATCGGTGAAATCACGGGTGACATGGCGCAGGACCGCCCGATGCTGCGCCTTCTCCAAGGCGATGTGGGTTCGGGCAAGACGCTGGTGGCGCTGATCGCGATGCTGCACGCGGTGGAGGCCGGTGCGCAGGCTGCGATGTTGGCGCCGACCGAAATCCTAGCTCGCCAGCACCTCGATAGTCTCAAACGCCAGTGCGAAGCGATCGGCGTCACCGTCGCGATCCTGACCGGCCGCGAGAAGGGCAAAACGCGCGAGAGCATCCTCATGGGCCTCGCCGATGGCAGTATCGACATCTTGGTCGGCACGCACGCTATCTTCCAGCAAAAGGTGGCCTACAAGAACCTGGGGCTGGTGGTGGTCGACGAGCAGCACCGGTTCGGTGTCTCGCAGCGCCTCTTGCTCACCGAAAAGGGCAGGACGCCGCCGCATCTCCTCGCCATGACCGCGACGCCGATACCGCGCACGCTTACGCTGACCCGCTTTGGCGAGATGGAGGTAAGCCAGATCGACGAGCTCCCGCCCGGCCGCCAACCGATCGACACGTTGGTCGTTTCCGACGAGAAGACCGCCGACGTAATCGACGGTCTGGGCCGTCACATTGCTACTGGCGGGCAGGCCTATTGGGTCTGCCCGCTGGTCGAGGAATCCGACGGTATCGATGCCGCAGCAGCCGAAGACCGCGCGCAGATCCTCAAGACCCGCTTCGGAAGCGACCGCGTCGGTCTCGTCCACGGGCGCATGAAGGGCGAGGAGAAGGATGACGTCATGGCGTCATTCGCCAATGGCGACCTCTCGGTGCTCGTGGCGACAACCGTGATCGAAGTGGGGGTAGACGTGCCCAATGCCACACTGATGATCATCGAGGGCGCCGAGCGTTTCGGTCTCGCGCAGTTGCACCAGTTGCGCGGGCGTGTCGGTCGCGGGGAGGGCAAGAGCCGCTGCCTCCTGCTTCGCGGTCAAACGCTGTCAGAGACGGCGCGCGCACGGCTCGCATTGATGCGCGAGACCAATGACGGCTTTCGGATCGCCGAAGAGGATTTGCGCCTGCGCGGCCCCGGCGAAATCCTCGGCACCCGCCAGTCGGGCGAACAGGCCTTTCGTCTTGCTAGCTCGGAGCAGGTCCGCGACCTTGCGCCAGCGGCCCAAAGCGACGCGCAGCTTCTGCTCGATCGCGACGGCGGCCTTGAGGGCGAACGCGGGCAGGCGGCGCGCACCGCGCTCTATCTCTTCGAAAGAGATGCTGCGGTCGGCCTCCTCAAAGGGGGCTAG
- the tyrS gene encoding tyrosine--tRNA ligase has protein sequence MTYKSDLLTLLSGRDYIHQTTDADGLDALASKEIVTGYVGFDATAPSLHVGSLVQIMLLRRLQQAGHRPIVLMGGGTTKVGDPSGKDESRQLLTPEFIDRNIATIRKVFERFLRFDDSETGAIMVNNDDWLGDLNYLDLLRDVGPHFTINRMMTFDSVKLRLEREQPLTFLEFNYMILQAYDFRELHQRHGCRLQMGGSDQWGNIVNGIELTRRMGGGEELFGVTTPLITTADGKKMGKTASGAVWLNEDQLSAYDYWQFWRNTDDADVVKFLKLFTDIPLDDVDRLSKLEGAAINEAKIALANAATAMLHGEDAAHQAEQTARKTFEEGASDANLPSVETGGSIGVMDALNRLGFVASNGEAKRKIKEGAVKLDDAVVNDLQLQIDVAGDPVKISLGKKKHGLLLP, from the coding sequence ATGACCTACAAAAGCGATCTTTTGACGCTGCTTTCGGGCCGCGACTATATCCACCAGACCACCGATGCCGATGGTCTCGATGCGCTCGCGTCTAAGGAAATTGTTACCGGCTATGTCGGTTTCGATGCCACCGCGCCGAGCCTGCACGTCGGCAGCCTGGTGCAGATCATGCTGCTGCGGCGGCTCCAGCAGGCCGGCCATCGCCCGATCGTGCTGATGGGCGGCGGGACTACCAAGGTTGGTGATCCCTCGGGCAAGGATGAGAGCCGCCAGCTGTTGACGCCAGAATTTATCGACCGGAATATTGCAACGATCAGAAAGGTTTTCGAACGGTTCTTGAGATTTGATGATAGCGAAACCGGCGCCATCATGGTCAATAATGACGATTGGCTGGGCGATCTCAATTATCTCGATCTGCTGCGCGATGTGGGGCCGCATTTCACTATCAACCGGATGATGACCTTCGATAGCGTAAAGCTGCGCCTCGAGCGTGAACAGCCGCTCACCTTCCTCGAATTCAACTACATGATCCTCCAGGCCTACGATTTTCGCGAGTTGCACCAGCGGCACGGCTGCCGCCTGCAGATGGGCGGATCCGATCAATGGGGGAATATCGTCAACGGCATCGAACTGACCCGGCGCATGGGCGGCGGCGAAGAGCTGTTCGGTGTGACGACGCCGCTGATCACGACGGCAGACGGCAAGAAGATGGGCAAGACCGCATCGGGCGCGGTGTGGCTCAATGAAGACCAGCTAAGCGCCTACGACTATTGGCAATTCTGGCGGAATACCGACGATGCCGACGTGGTGAAGTTCCTCAAATTGTTTACCGACATCCCCCTCGATGACGTGGATCGGCTCTCAAAGCTGGAAGGCGCTGCCATTAACGAAGCAAAGATCGCGCTGGCCAATGCCGCGACCGCGATGCTTCACGGAGAAGATGCTGCCCACCAGGCTGAACAGACGGCGCGCAAGACTTTTGAAGAAGGCGCAAGCGACGCAAACCTGCCCAGCGTCGAGACCGGCGGATCGATAGGTGTCATGGACGCGCTCAACCGACTGGGGTTCGTTGCATCCAACGGCGAAGCGAAGCGCAAGATCAAGGAAGGCGCGGTCAAGCTCGACGATGCAGTCGTCAACGACCTGCAACTGCAGATCGACGTGGCTGGCGATCCGGTAAAGATCAGCCTCGGCAAGAAGAAGCACGGGCTGCTGCTGCCCTAG
- a CDS encoding DOMON-like domain-containing protein, with amino-acid sequence MKPVELYSHPDGPEPKTVDSIRGSIRRPDPHQLVITYEVHDPEQKMIIPKGTGMRRDDLWRETCFEFFLGRASGDDYREFNFSPGGDWAAYEFDRYRQGQRHHLMPADPKIRCSRDGDTLTVEVLLTLADMPENGSCQLAAVIDEQGRALVHWAALHAPGKPDFHDRLSFAVPYPKLEAA; translated from the coding sequence GTGAAACCTGTAGAACTTTATTCGCATCCTGACGGCCCCGAACCCAAGACCGTGGACAGTATCCGCGGCTCGATCCGGCGACCCGATCCGCACCAGCTCGTGATCACCTACGAAGTCCACGATCCGGAGCAAAAGATGATCATTCCCAAGGGCACCGGCATGCGCCGCGACGACCTGTGGCGTGAGACCTGTTTTGAATTTTTTCTCGGCCGCGCCTCGGGCGACGATTATCGCGAATTCAATTTCTCGCCCGGCGGCGATTGGGCGGCCTATGAATTCGATCGGTATCGTCAGGGCCAGCGCCACCACCTGATGCCGGCTGACCCGAAAATCCGCTGCTCGCGCGATGGCGATACGTTGACGGTAGAAGTGTTGCTGACCCTTGCCGACATGCCCGAGAACGGCAGCTGCCAGCTCGCCGCGGTAATCGACGAACAGGGGCGTGCACTGGTGCATTGGGCGGCGCTGCACGCGCCGGGCAAGCCCGATTTCCATGACCGCCTCAGCTTCGCGGTGCCCTATCCGAAGCTGGAAGCCGCATGA
- a CDS encoding exo-beta-N-acetylmuramidase NamZ family protein, translated as MMLGIDRLLADPELRKPLEGKRIALLAHPASVTADLTHSLDALIAAGINVTAAYGPQHGIKGDKQDNMVETEDETDPVHDIPVFSLYGEVRRPTGQSMGTFDVVLIDLQDLGCRIYTFITTLLYMLEAAAEHGKSVWVLDRPNPAGRPVEGTILQPGYESFVGAGPIPMRHGLTMGELGQWFIDHFDLDVDYRVIEMEGYDPAAAPGFGWPSDRLWINPSPNAASLNMARAYAGTVMLEGATLSEGRGTTRPLEVLFGAPDVDAPAVLREMERFAPDWMRGCRLRECWFEPTFHKHAGELCNGLMVHAEGRFYDHDAFKPWRLQALAFKAIRNIFPAYELWRGEDFKYEYTEGHLAIDIINGGPGLREWVDDEGANAGDLDALANPDEQRWMAEREGVLLY; from the coding sequence ATGATGCTGGGCATCGATCGGCTGCTCGCCGATCCGGAACTGCGCAAACCATTGGAAGGCAAGCGGATCGCGCTGCTGGCGCATCCCGCGTCGGTTACGGCCGATCTGACACATAGCCTCGATGCCTTGATCGCAGCCGGGATCAATGTGACCGCCGCCTATGGCCCGCAGCACGGCATCAAGGGCGACAAGCAGGATAATATGGTGGAGACTGAGGACGAGACCGATCCCGTCCACGACATCCCCGTGTTCAGCCTCTATGGCGAAGTGCGCCGCCCGACCGGCCAGTCGATGGGCACTTTCGATGTCGTCCTCATCGATCTTCAGGATCTGGGGTGCCGCATCTACACCTTCATCACGACGTTGCTCTACATGCTCGAAGCAGCTGCCGAGCATGGCAAAAGCGTCTGGGTACTCGATCGGCCCAACCCTGCCGGGCGTCCGGTCGAAGGCACCATCCTCCAGCCCGGCTATGAAAGCTTTGTCGGTGCCGGCCCGATCCCAATGCGCCATGGCCTCACCATGGGCGAACTTGGCCAATGGTTCATCGACCATTTCGATCTCGACGTGGATTACCGCGTCATCGAGATGGAGGGCTACGATCCCGCCGCAGCTCCCGGCTTCGGATGGCCTAGCGATCGCCTGTGGATCAATCCGTCGCCCAACGCCGCCAGCCTCAACATGGCGCGCGCTTATGCGGGCACGGTGATGCTCGAAGGCGCGACGCTGAGCGAGGGCAGGGGCACCACTCGCCCCTTGGAAGTCCTGTTCGGCGCGCCCGACGTCGATGCGCCGGCGGTCCTGCGCGAAATGGAACGCTTCGCGCCCGACTGGATGCGTGGGTGCCGCTTACGCGAATGCTGGTTTGAACCCACGTTCCACAAACATGCCGGCGAGCTGTGCAATGGGCTTATGGTCCACGCCGAGGGTCGCTTTTACGATCACGACGCCTTCAAGCCGTGGCGCCTGCAGGCGCTCGCTTTCAAGGCCATCCGCAACATTTTCCCGGCTTATGAGCTGTGGCGCGGTGAGGACTTCAAATACGAATATACAGAAGGCCACCTCGCCATCGACATCATCAATGGCGGACCGGGACTGCGTGAATGGGTCGATGACGAGGGCGCCAATGCCGGTGACTTGGACGCCTTAGCAAATCCTGATGAGCAACGCTGGATGGCAGAGCGCGAGGGCGTGCTTCTCTACTAG
- a CDS encoding vWA domain-containing protein, with product MFIGFVEALRRAGLPASLKEHLLLLEALDRDVIAADPTEFYYLARATFVHDEAGLDKFDQVFGEVFKGLERAEGEDLAQTLPEDWLRAVAERYFTQEEMDEIKSLGDWDEIMETLKKRLEEQQGRHQGGNKWIGTGGTSPFGHGGYNPEGVRIGGPGKHGRAIKIWEKRLFRDLDGERELGTRNIKVALKRLRRFAREGAIEELDLDGTIRGTAKQGWLDVRMRPERHNAVKLLLFLDIGGSMDSHVRQVEELFSAARSEFKHLEHYYFHNCIYEGVWKENRRRWDGQTPTMDILHKFGPDHKVIIVGDAAMSPYEITHSGGAIEHYNQEAGATWIKRLTDAYRSAAWLNPVPKEYWHHSMSTKILKELMGDRMYPLTLDGLDEAMRDLSRKH from the coding sequence ATGTTTATCGGATTTGTCGAAGCATTGCGGCGCGCCGGGTTGCCCGCCAGCCTCAAGGAGCATCTGCTGCTGCTTGAGGCGCTGGACCGCGACGTCATCGCGGCCGATCCGACCGAGTTCTACTATCTGGCGCGCGCGACCTTCGTCCATGACGAAGCCGGGCTCGACAAGTTCGACCAGGTTTTCGGCGAGGTGTTCAAGGGGCTGGAACGCGCCGAAGGCGAAGACCTGGCCCAGACCCTGCCCGAAGATTGGCTCCGTGCAGTCGCCGAGCGTTACTTCACCCAAGAAGAAATGGACGAGATCAAGAGCCTGGGCGACTGGGACGAGATCATGGAGACGCTGAAGAAGCGTCTGGAAGAACAGCAAGGTCGGCACCAGGGCGGCAACAAGTGGATTGGCACCGGCGGCACCTCCCCCTTCGGCCATGGCGGCTACAATCCCGAGGGCGTGCGGATCGGCGGACCGGGCAAGCATGGCCGCGCGATCAAGATCTGGGAAAAGCGCCTGTTCCGCGATCTCGATGGCGAGCGCGAGCTTGGCACCCGCAACATCAAGGTTGCGCTCAAGCGGCTGCGGCGCTTTGCCCGCGAAGGCGCGATCGAGGAACTGGATCTCGATGGCACGATCCGCGGCACCGCCAAGCAAGGCTGGCTCGACGTGCGCATGCGGCCCGAGCGGCACAATGCGGTAAAGCTACTGCTTTTCCTCGATATTGGCGGGTCGATGGACAGCCATGTGCGGCAGGTCGAAGAGCTGTTTTCGGCAGCGCGCAGCGAATTCAAGCATCTCGAGCATTATTACTTCCACAACTGCATCTACGAAGGCGTGTGGAAGGAAAACAGGCGACGCTGGGATGGGCAGACGCCGACCATGGATATTCTCCACAAGTTCGGACCGGATCATAAAGTCATCATCGTCGGCGATGCCGCGATGAGCCCCTATGAGATCACCCATTCGGGCGGCGCGATCGAGCATTATAACCAGGAAGCTGGCGCCACCTGGATCAAGCGGCTCACCGATGCCTATCGCTCGGCCGCATGGCTCAACCCCGTGCCGAAGGAATATTGGCACCATTCGATGTCGACCAAGATCCTCAAGGAGTTGATGGGCGACCGGATGTATCCGCTAACGCTCGACGGGCTCGATGAGGCGATGCGCGATTTGAGCCGCAAACATTGA
- a CDS encoding methyl-accepting chemotaxis protein, producing MATEGIKEVTEDAIRRVARDCGLLSMECSDVAGYVEDVASTISEHLGKLDELEEVTERLLADQARVSDSTDEARLLSEQAKAKLEAGRGAIEETIAGFKGLTDLVVQLGERMAGFATAMNQVQSVSSTIEVIARKTNMLALNATIEAARAGEAGRSFAVVAAEVKKLAHDTRSATSEIAETIGELTREAGSVTAEIKEGVDRSRAAQTQFGVIGATVNEVSEIVGMVDRQTEGIAHSTGMIQTSVDRMKAGLNEFAEDARGNGGQLVRAQRRLGHLEMLTGTMLNTLANSGAEIDDTPMMLKAADYANRIRAQVEAAIDAGEIDVEAVFDRNYREREGSNPPQFDTQFCDTADRVIQPILDEVVQGDNRIIGTTIGDENGHLPTHMSSRSQPQGSDPVWNDANCRNRRIMMDDQTRFAHGSDKPSLMTYRMTRGDEAITVKNVYIPLVIKGRRWGNFELAYRDDN from the coding sequence ATGGCCACCGAAGGTATCAAGGAAGTCACCGAAGACGCCATCCGCCGCGTTGCACGCGATTGCGGATTACTGTCGATGGAATGTAGCGACGTCGCGGGTTATGTCGAAGATGTTGCCTCCACCATTTCAGAACATCTGGGCAAGCTGGACGAGCTGGAGGAAGTCACCGAGCGCCTGCTTGCCGATCAGGCACGCGTTTCCGACAGCACCGATGAAGCGCGGCTCCTGTCCGAACAGGCCAAGGCCAAGCTCGAAGCCGGGCGCGGTGCGATCGAGGAAACAATTGCGGGCTTCAAGGGCCTGACCGACCTTGTCGTGCAGCTGGGCGAACGCATGGCCGGGTTCGCTACCGCCATGAACCAGGTCCAGTCGGTCAGTTCGACCATCGAGGTGATCGCGCGCAAGACCAACATGCTAGCACTCAATGCGACCATCGAAGCCGCGCGCGCAGGCGAGGCAGGGCGCAGCTTTGCCGTCGTTGCCGCAGAAGTGAAGAAGCTGGCGCACGATACGCGTTCGGCAACCAGCGAGATTGCCGAAACGATCGGTGAACTGACCCGCGAGGCCGGGTCGGTCACCGCCGAGATCAAGGAAGGCGTCGATCGCAGTCGCGCCGCCCAGACGCAGTTCGGTGTCATCGGAGCCACGGTCAACGAAGTCAGCGAGATCGTCGGCATGGTCGACCGCCAGACCGAAGGCATCGCGCATTCGACCGGGATGATCCAGACCAGCGTCGATCGCATGAAAGCGGGCCTGAACGAATTTGCCGAAGACGCGCGCGGCAATGGCGGGCAGCTTGTCCGTGCGCAGCGCCGCCTCGGCCACCTCGAGATGCTGACGGGCACGATGCTCAACACGCTCGCAAACTCCGGGGCGGAAATTGACGACACGCCGATGATGCTAAAGGCGGCCGATTACGCGAACCGCATTCGCGCGCAGGTCGAAGCCGCGATCGATGCCGGCGAGATCGATGTCGAAGCGGTGTTCGATCGCAATTACCGCGAACGCGAAGGCTCCAACCCGCCGCAGTTCGATACGCAGTTCTGCGACACGGCGGACCGTGTGATCCAGCCCATCCTCGATGAGGTCGTGCAAGGCGACAATCGCATCATCGGCACCACGATCGGCGACGAGAACGGCCATCTGCCGACGCACATGTCGAGCCGCTCGCAGCCCCAAGGTAGCGATCCTGTCTGGAACGACGCCAATTGCCGCAACCGTCGCATCATGATGGACGACCAGACGCGCTTCGCGCATGGCAGCGACAAGCCCAGCCTGATGACCTATCGCATGACCCGCGGCGATGAAGCGATCACGGTGAAGAATGTCTACATTCCGCTCGTCATCAAAGGCCGTCGCTGGGGCAATTTCGAACTCGCCTACCGCGACGACAATTAG
- a CDS encoding helix-turn-helix domain-containing protein, which yields MQIVVTLDKMLAMRSITGKQLAERVGISETQMSLFRSGKVKGIRFATLEKICEELQCKPGDLLDISDEG from the coding sequence ATGCAGATCGTGGTGACGCTCGACAAGATGCTGGCGATGCGCAGCATCACCGGCAAACAATTGGCCGAACGTGTCGGCATAAGTGAGACGCAAATGAGCCTGTTCCGCTCAGGCAAGGTCAAAGGCATCCGCTTCGCGACGCTGGAAAAGATCTGCGAAGAGCTGCAATGCAAGCCCGGCGACCTGCTCGACATCTCCGATGAAGGCTAG
- the metC gene encoding cystathionine beta-lyase, whose translation MTKDRRGIETRLIHPLKRASAKFEAVSPPIHRASTVLFDTIDAVFDEQERDAHYRYATMGTPTTRELEARLCEIEGAVGVELAPSGLAALSLTYLAACKAGDHVLIPASAYSPNTRLGDFLKRFGIEVEAYDPLIGPDIELHFRPNTRLVWCESPGSISMEIQDVPAIIERAHRHGALVAVDNTYAAGLLFNPLDHGADFSVQALTKYQGGHGDVLMGAVATRDAARLAELRAAAEHLGSCVSSDDAALVLRGLRTLFLRLRHVERGALELATWLDQHEEVASVLHPALPACPGHDIWKRDFSGAAGIFSVIFKDWSRARVERFVDALELFKIGYSWGGPVSLVMAYRGLSRPSPEAGERLVRFSVGLEELDDLKADIVQAIAASSQP comes from the coding sequence ATGACCAAGGATCGGCGCGGCATCGAGACCCGGCTGATCCATCCGCTCAAGCGCGCATCGGCCAAGTTCGAAGCGGTCAGCCCACCCATCCACCGCGCCTCCACCGTGCTGTTCGACACGATCGACGCGGTCTTCGATGAGCAGGAACGCGACGCGCATTACCGCTATGCCACCATGGGAACGCCAACCACGCGGGAGCTGGAGGCGCGGCTTTGCGAGATCGAGGGGGCTGTTGGTGTCGAATTGGCGCCTAGTGGACTGGCGGCGTTATCGCTCACTTATCTGGCTGCCTGCAAGGCCGGTGACCATGTCTTGATCCCCGCATCTGCATATTCTCCCAACACAAGGCTCGGCGATTTCCTGAAGCGTTTCGGGATCGAGGTCGAGGCGTATGACCCGCTCATCGGACCCGACATCGAGCTACACTTCCGACCCAATACCCGGCTCGTCTGGTGCGAGAGTCCCGGCTCAATCAGCATGGAAATACAGGACGTGCCGGCCATCATCGAGCGGGCTCATCGCCATGGCGCGCTGGTTGCCGTCGACAACACCTACGCAGCAGGGCTGCTGTTCAATCCGCTCGATCATGGCGCGGATTTTTCGGTGCAGGCGCTGACCAAGTATCAGGGCGGGCATGGCGACGTATTGATGGGGGCCGTCGCCACGCGCGATGCAGCGCGGCTCGCCGAACTGCGTGCAGCGGCCGAACATCTTGGCAGCTGCGTTTCGTCCGATGACGCCGCCCTGGTGCTGCGCGGATTGCGGACTCTCTTCCTGCGCCTGCGACATGTCGAGCGCGGCGCACTGGAGCTTGCCACCTGGCTCGACCAGCATGAGGAGGTCGCCAGCGTATTGCATCCGGCCTTGCCCGCTTGTCCTGGACACGACATCTGGAAGCGCGATTTTTCTGGCGCTGCCGGCATTTTCTCGGTGATCTTCAAGGATTGGTCCCGCGCGAGGGTCGAGCGCTTTGTCGACGCGCTCGAACTTTTCAAAATCGGGTATAGCTGGGGTGGGCCCGTAAGCCTGGTCATGGCCTATCGCGGGCTTTCACGACCGTCCCCAGAAGCCGGCGAAAGGCTGGTACGGTTTAGCGTGGGGCTAGAGGAGTTGGACGACCTCAAGGCCGATATTGTCCAGGCTATTGCTGCATCCTCGCAGCCCTAA
- a CDS encoding AAA family ATPase, translating into MKFEGTSSYVATDDLKVAVNAAVKLRRPLLVKGEPGTGKTVLAHEIAAAIDAPLIEWHVKSTTRAEKGLYEYDAVARLRDGQLGEERVHDISNYIRKGKLWEAFTSEKLPVLLIDEIDKADIEFPNDLLQELDRMEFHVYETGETVKAKDRPVVVITSNNEKDLPDAFLRRCFFHYISFPDRETMESIIDVHFPGIQKMLVRKALDLFYAVREVPGIKKKPSTSELLDWLKLILHEDMPLEVLADADPKKAIPPLHGALLKNEQDVMLFEKLAFMSRREGR; encoded by the coding sequence ATGAAATTCGAAGGTACTTCCTCATATGTCGCGACCGATGACCTCAAGGTCGCGGTCAATGCCGCCGTCAAATTGCGGCGCCCCCTGCTCGTCAAGGGCGAGCCCGGCACCGGCAAGACCGTGCTGGCGCACGAGATCGCTGCGGCCATCGATGCACCGCTCATCGAATGGCACGTCAAATCGACAACGCGCGCCGAAAAGGGCCTCTATGAATATGATGCGGTAGCGCGCCTGCGCGACGGGCAGCTCGGCGAAGAGCGCGTTCACGACATCTCGAATTATATCCGCAAGGGCAAGCTGTGGGAGGCTTTTACCTCCGAGAAGTTGCCCGTGCTGCTGATCGACGAGATCGACAAGGCCGACATCGAGTTTCCGAACGATCTTCTCCAGGAACTCGATCGCATGGAATTCCATGTCTACGAGACCGGCGAGACGGTGAAGGCCAAGGATCGGCCGGTGGTGGTCATCACTTCCAACAACGAGAAGGATCTGCCCGACGCGTTCCTGCGCCGCTGCTTCTTCCACTATATCTCTTTCCCCGATCGCGAGACGATGGAATCGATCATCGATGTCCACTTCCCCGGCATCCAGAAGATGCTGGTGCGCAAGGCGCTCGATCTTTTCTATGCGGTGCGCGAGGTGCCCGGCATCAAGAAAAAGCCCTCGACCAGCGAATTGCTCGACTGGCTCAAGCTTATCTTGCACGAAGACATGCCGCTCGAAGTGCTGGCGGACGCCGACCCGAAAAAAGCGATTCCGCCGCTGCATGGCGCGCTGCTCAAGAATGAGCAGGACGTGATGCTGTTCGAGAAGCTGGCCTTCATGAGCCGGCGCGAGGGTCGCTAA